GCCTGTACTGGTTAGGGGAGACCGTGCCACCTGCAACTGCCTGTCGTATGGACAGACTGGTATTCAAAGGAAGAGTGTTGATGGCCCGGTCGTCGTTCTGATGCCAGCCAGATGTGCCCACATATTGCAGTACGCCTACGATAGAAGGAGCGACCTCTCGCTGCACGCCGAGACTGTACATGGCAACTCCGGGAGCAGGATAGTTGTAGGCTAGGTTTGTAAGGCTTGCCGGGAAGATGGCTGCAGCCGCAGCCTGACCGGTTTGATTACTCTTCGTAGGACTGGAGAAGTACACGTTATTTGCGGCAGGCTGATAAGAGAAGGGTGGATTGCCGCCAGCGTTGTAGACATCGTTGCCCTGAATTCGCTCGAAGAAGATACCAATACCTCCGCGAATTACTGTTTTGCCATTGCCGGTTATATCGTAGGCGAAGCCTAGACGCGGCTGAACCGTGTTGTAGGGATTTTTGACTGCGCCACGCGGGAAGCCGTTAACTCCAGCGATCTGGACACCATTGAGGTAGAACGGCGCAGGAGCTCCAGCCGGTTGGCTGAAGCCGGGATTCGAGGGGTTGAGAGTACTCCCATCGGCATTGAAGGGATTTCCGTAAGAGGTGTTGTAGTCCGACGGCACAAAGTTAGCGAAGCGGTTGTTTCGCTCAAATGCATGTGGCAACGCGTCATAGCGAATGCCAAGGTTGAGAGCCAACCTTCTGAGTGGCTTCCAGTTATCCAAGACATAGAAGGAGTAGGTATTGTTTACCCAGTGCGGTGTGTTGAGAGCCTGAAGCTGTGTGTATGAGTTGGCAAAGCCCAACAGAAAGTTCACATAAGAATCGCCAGAGTAAGAGCCGGCAGTGAAGCCATATGTTCCCTGTGTATTGAACTGAAGCTGCTGATTTTTGATGAAGTGCATGTATGAGAAGCCGAACTTGAAGTTGTGCGCTCCGTGCGACCAGGACAGGTCATCGCGAGTCTGGTAGTCCATCGCGGCGTTCTTCCATGGGAAGTACTGCGAGCTCCAGGTTGTGCCGTATGGGGCACCAAGATCAATCTCGGGGAGTCGATTCAGTGCATTATTTCCTGTGAAGAAGCTGCCCGCGTTCCATCCTGTTGGTTGAGCAAATGTTCCAACAGGGGTAAAGGTAAGCTTGTTGCCATCGAAGTTGAAAGCGGTCTCGTTCAACAGATTGGGAGAGATGGTCTGTGTTAACTTGACCACGGCAGCCCAAGCCGGATTGTTCATCACGCTGCCTACTGTGGGATAGGAGTCGTTGCTCCAAAGAGGAGGATATTTGGTTTGGGTGTTGGCGTCGTGAATATAGTGACCCATCAACTGAAGCTTTGAGTTGATGGCATGATCGATGCGGACCAGATCTTCTCGCACATACGTTGGAGCGCTGATCGACGCAACGAATGTATTCGTTCCATCCGGTGAGTTGGGTTTGGGAAATGCACCCGTGCCCATGAATAGGACGGCATTGGGATCGAGCAGGTTGGCGGGAATTGTGTTGTTAGGGAACGGGCTTCCCGGAGTTAGATGATCAGCGCTATAGAGCGCTAGCTTGGCGGGATCATTCGTCACCGGAACAACAGGAACCGTACCGCTGGAGGGCGGTGTATAGACGAGTGCCTGGCCGGCAGTGGGGAAGTCCGAAGCAGGAATTGTCGTTGTTCGAGTTGGCGCACTGCCACGAATCTCGCGGCGGCCCTCTTCGTTGAAGAAAAAGAAGGTTCTGTCGCGGTGTTGGTTATAGAGGTGGGGAATAAAGAGAGGACCGCCGATGTTGCCGCCGAAGATGTTTACTCGCAGCTCCGGCTTGGGGCTTCCATTCAGCTTGGTGATGTAGTTGTTCGCATCGAAGGCATCGTTGCGATTGAACTCCCAGATACCACCATGAAACCTTTGGGCTCCAGACTTCAGTACCATCAGAATCTGGCCGCCCGATCCAATACCGTAGTCAGGGCTGTAGTTGCTGTTCAGCGTCTGAAATTGAGAGATGGCATCCTGAGAGACGAGAATGCTGAAGCAGCCGCCGCAGCCGCGGTCGTAGATCTCCCCACCGTCGACAAGATAAATGTTATGGCTGGGGCGCGTTCCGTTGAAGCTGATGCCGTTGCCGGCGGTCAGAGCATTGACGCCGTTATAGTCGGGAAGATTATTGGAGACACCGGTGCCGAGCACGGCCAGTGCAGTGATGTTGCGGCCATTGGTCGCCAACTCGGAGACCTGGCTACCCGAGATGAGGTTGCTCACCTCGCTGGTCTCAGTTTGAACTCGCAGGGCATTCGCCTCGACGGAGACGGTCTGCTGTGAGCTGCCGACAGAGAGCACGACATTCTCCTGCAGAGTCTGCGCTACGTTCAGCACGATGCCGCTGGTCGAAGAGACTTGAAATCCGGAAGCAGTTACGGTGAGGGTGTAGTGGCCGATGCCGAGACCGGTAAAGTTGAATATTCCCGATCCATTCGTGACGGTGGTGTGAGATTCGTTGGTTTCAGCGTTGACCAGCTTTACAGAGGCGTTGGGGACGACAGCACCAGAAGGATCTGTCGCTGTGCCGTTGAGAGTTGCGTTCTCCTGAGCATTCGCAAAGGGCATGCAGAGCAAGATCATCATTAGACCTGCAAAAAGAGAAAGAAAACGTACGTGCTTCATGAAATCACCTTCCGTATGAGTCGAATTTCGGTTTCGTCTATCGGTTCAGGTAAATGTTTACCCTAAAGGGAGTCACGCATCTGTTGATCGAATCTGGTCTCACTATTTAGATCTAATTTTGTGTCTCGAGCACTCTAGAGATGAGGCGTGGGCTTCGTCAAGCATTAAATGAAGAAGCAGGATAAGTTAAAGCGGTTAAATAATTGGTCCAACAAGTAGCATATTTGGACGATGAGATGTTTATCCGGATGAATTAGGATGGAAAACATCGATAACAATGGAAGAAAAATCTATGAGTAATCGTTATCAGAAGAGGCCTTTTTTTCTGACAAGGGACATCGAGCCACGATGATTCTGCTTACAGCAGAGATCTTTCGCGATTGAAGCGCGTCGTTATCTACCATCTCTAAATAATCGGCAGACGGCTTCGCTGTAGACTTGGTTGAAGGCTCACTGTGAGGGAGCGTCAATGCCAAATTATGCGAAGACCGCCGAGGCCGTCTCCCGGCTTTCTCCTGAAGAGTTCAGAGTCACCCAGAAGAACGGAACAGAACGCCCCTTTGAGAATGCCTACTGGGATCATGATGAGCCCGGGCTCTATGTCGATATTGTGTCGGGCGAACCGTTGTTCTCGTCGCTCGATAAATTTCATAGCAACTGCGGTTGGCCGAGCTTCACCAAGCCGGTTGATCCTGCAAATGTAGACGAACGCCCTGATGGAAGCCACGGCATGAACCGGACAGAGGTACGTTCGAGTCATGGCGATAGCCACCTGGGACACGTCTTCGATGATGGCCCGAGAGACGCCGGCGGCTTACGATACTGCATCAACTCTGCCTCGCTGCGCTTCATTCCTCTTGATGAGCTTGAGAGCGAAGGCTATGGCAACTATCTCAACCTGTTTGAGCCACAGAAAGGGAAGTAACGATCATGGCATCCTCCAATGAACGTGCAATCCTCGCCGGTGGCTGTTTCTGGGGGATGCAGGACCTGCTCCGGCGATACCCGGGCGTTATCTCTACCCGCGTTGGATATACCGGTGGCGACGTTCTCAATGCGACCTATCGTAATCATGATCGTCATGCCGAAGCCATTGAAATAGTCTTCGATCCCGAGAAGCTCACTTACCGACGGCTTCTGGAGTTCTTCTTTCAGATTCACGACCCGACGACCTTGAACCGTCAAGGAAACGACATAGGGACGAGCTATCGCTCGGCGATCTTTTATACGACCGCCGAACAGAAGAAGATCGCTGAAGAGACCATCGCCGACGTCAATGCGTCCGGGCTATGGCCAGGTAAGATGGTCACCGAGGTAGTTCCAGCCGGAGCCTTCTGGGAGGCAGAACCGGAGCACCAGGATTATCTGGAGCGCATTCCCAATGGATACACCTGCCACTTTGTTCGGAAGAACTGGGTGCTTCCGCGGCGAGCAATCTAATCAATCCGAGTTCTAGATGCGATGGAGCCGCAGCTCATCGAGCGACTGTCTAGCAGGGCAGGTTTAGTTTATGACTTCAATATACATAATATGTGTTATCGGACATTATTGTCGTATCTAAAATTAGAGCTATTTCTTGTAAAGTATGGCAATTATTCTGGTTGTCCGTCTGGCTATGATGGTAGTCTCTGTGAGCTTCCCTGCATATATGCTGGGTTTTAATATTGGCTCAGGGTACATCTATGTCTCACAAATTCCAGATCGAATAGTCTCATTGCTGAGCCCATGAGAGACTCCGTGCTACCAGTCTGGATTCAATGTCATCTTCGGCACTGCGCTCTCGTGCTTTGCCTCCTTGGAGCATCGCCCCTTGCGCTGTCTCAGACACAGATGAGCGCTCAGGCCGGATCGGATTCGACTGGTCCCATCACAATCTCAGGACGAGTCGTCAATGCGAGCTCCGGCCAGCCGATCGCCCGTGCCCTTGTGCGTTTCGGCAACTGGGCAATGCTTACCACCTATGACGGAAAATTTGAGTTCGACCAAGTCACTGATACGAATGGCTTCCTGATGGCAAACAAGCCCGGGTTCTATAGCGGTATCGCACCTGGCGCTTCGTCTGGTGTCTATCTACAGGCGAGCAATGCTGCCACCCCTCAGGTACTGCGACTCTATCCTGAGGCTCTCTTTACCGGAACGGTGACAGAGCCCGACGGCAATCCTCTGAGCCATATACTGGTCAGCGCCAGAAGAAGCACGTTCAATGGCTCCAGCCATACCTGGATACCGGTTGCCCAGACCCAAACCGATTTGCATGGCCGATTTCGATTACCGGTACCCTCTGGAGACTACAAGCTGGTCACAATGTACCTTCCGCGAGTCAATGATACGAATGAAGCTGTTTTGCCAGTGATACTTCCATCTGAAAATTCATCTAATGCTTTAGATTTTATTCATATTCGAAGTGGCGAAGAACAGCACTACGATCTTCACCCGGCTACCAGTCGTTCCTACACCGTTACTGCGACCTTTGACTTGGCCGAGGGCCGCGGCTTCCCAAGGATCATTGCGCGTTCGAGTAACGGTGGCACTATCTCTCTGCCTATCCACTCTTCGCATGGCGAAGACGGAGGAGTCGTCAAGATGGAGCTTCCCAGTGGAACCTATACCCTGATCGCCAGTTCGAGATCGCCCGATGGGATCGTCGAGGGGCAGACAACCGTGACAGTGGCCGACCATGATGTCTCAGGCGTCGTCT
This region of Edaphobacter dinghuensis genomic DNA includes:
- a CDS encoding TonB-dependent receptor, whose protein sequence is MKHVRFLSLFAGLMMILLCMPFANAQENATLNGTATDPSGAVVPNASVKLVNAETNESHTTVTNGSGIFNFTGLGIGHYTLTVTASGFQVSSTSGIVLNVAQTLQENVVLSVGSSQQTVSVEANALRVQTETSEVSNLISGSQVSELATNGRNITALAVLGTGVSNNLPDYNGVNALTAGNGISFNGTRPSHNIYLVDGGEIYDRGCGGCFSILVSQDAISQFQTLNSNYSPDYGIGSGGQILMVLKSGAQRFHGGIWEFNRNDAFDANNYITKLNGSPKPELRVNIFGGNIGGPLFIPHLYNQHRDRTFFFFNEEGRREIRGSAPTRTTTIPASDFPTAGQALVYTPPSSGTVPVVPVTNDPAKLALYSADHLTPGSPFPNNTIPANLLDPNAVLFMGTGAFPKPNSPDGTNTFVASISAPTYVREDLVRIDHAINSKLQLMGHYIHDANTQTKYPPLWSNDSYPTVGSVMNNPAWAAVVKLTQTISPNLLNETAFNFDGNKLTFTPVGTFAQPTGWNAGSFFTGNNALNRLPEIDLGAPYGTTWSSQYFPWKNAAMDYQTRDDLSWSHGAHNFKFGFSYMHFIKNQQLQFNTQGTYGFTAGSYSGDSYVNFLLGFANSYTQLQALNTPHWVNNTYSFYVLDNWKPLRRLALNLGIRYDALPHAFERNNRFANFVPSDYNTSYGNPFNADGSTLNPSNPGFSQPAGAPAPFYLNGVQIAGVNGFPRGAVKNPYNTVQPRLGFAYDITGNGKTVIRGGIGIFFERIQGNDVYNAGGNPPFSYQPAANNVYFSSPTKSNQTGQAAAAAIFPASLTNLAYNYPAPGVAMYSLGVQREVAPSIVGVLQYVGTSGWHQNDDRAINTLPLNTSLSIRQAVAGGTVSPNQYRQYLGYAGITQEEQTTNANYNSLQAGLRVENRRGFTVQVSYTWSHEIDLANSDLTTLSNPFNPTYDRASGSLDERHIFSTNYIYTVPFFKNGNLLERQALSGWQISGITIANTGTPVSVGYGTDTIGLGGGTTNRANRVVGVSTSGPKTQKKYFNTAAFMAPIAAWATGSPGGVNAGFGTSGKDAVVGPGRFNTNFTLFKSFPLIGEALRLQIRADVFNAFNHTQFQNLDSGFTDSNFGQATSAWDARSFQFGGKLLF
- the msrB gene encoding peptide-methionine (R)-S-oxide reductase MsrB translates to MPNYAKTAEAVSRLSPEEFRVTQKNGTERPFENAYWDHDEPGLYVDIVSGEPLFSSLDKFHSNCGWPSFTKPVDPANVDERPDGSHGMNRTEVRSSHGDSHLGHVFDDGPRDAGGLRYCINSASLRFIPLDELESEGYGNYLNLFEPQKGK
- the msrA gene encoding peptide-methionine (S)-S-oxide reductase MsrA; protein product: MASSNERAILAGGCFWGMQDLLRRYPGVISTRVGYTGGDVLNATYRNHDRHAEAIEIVFDPEKLTYRRLLEFFFQIHDPTTLNRQGNDIGTSYRSAIFYTTAEQKKIAEETIADVNASGLWPGKMVTEVVPAGAFWEAEPEHQDYLERIPNGYTCHFVRKNWVLPRRAI
- a CDS encoding carboxypeptidase-like regulatory domain-containing protein — protein: MSAQAGSDSTGPITISGRVVNASSGQPIARALVRFGNWAMLTTYDGKFEFDQVTDTNGFLMANKPGFYSGIAPGASSGVYLQASNAATPQVLRLYPEALFTGTVTEPDGNPLSHILVSARRSTFNGSSHTWIPVAQTQTDLHGRFRLPVPSGDYKLVTMYLPRVNDTNEAVLPVILPSENSSNALDFIHIRSGEEQHYDLHPATSRSYTVTATFDLAEGRGFPRIIARSSNGGTISLPIHSSHGEDGGVVKMELPSGTYTLIASSRSPDGIVEGQTTVTVADHDVSGVVFHLEPVPMLPVEFQVDGTATSDNPQPSLMQFGLTLEDSQSDPDNFSFSIPLTAQRGGNMSFTASSGSYRLRARNDQGAWYIKSINYGTSDLLQQELVVGPGSGGTPIRVTVSDQTSSLQGTCKLSGIQAPCWVYLIPTTPSAVTVFSAHSNNQGIYSYTHLPPGSYQAIAFEQVHPVDYTDAATLTPFITHVRSITLNAGEKPTLDLDAVSEEEMTP